Proteins encoded together in one Hydrogenispora ethanolica window:
- a CDS encoding class II aldolase/adducin family protein: MRFELLHPADQLVMIMERIYGYGMTTTSGGNLSIRDDNGDVWITPAGVDKGSLTGQDIVRVTPDGTVLGKHKPSSELPFHQSIYKNRPDVKAVLHAHPPALVSFSIVRKIPDTRLIPNATLVCGPIGMAEYGLPGSEDLGAKIATVLQQGINTVLLENHGVVVVGEDLFRAFMAFETLDFCARLEIEANRIGTPVSLTPKDIELSKNKQHVMMNEFIPHSFSSEERLARKEMCELIHRAYDQQLFTSTQGTFSTRLNAQSFLITPYMIDRKYLETSEIVRIDNGLREAGKVPSRSVMLHKYIYDMHPHINAVLIAHPPNIMAFAVTKEQFDSRTIPESYIMLRNIRKLPFGSSFMQPASVAESFTKENPIVMMENDCIIVTGSTLLNAFDRLEVAEYSAKAIIASKSIGEIAIIDQEKITEIEEAFKL, translated from the coding sequence ATGCGTTTTGAACTGTTGCACCCCGCCGATCAATTGGTGATGATCATGGAACGGATTTACGGCTACGGTATGACGACCACCTCGGGCGGAAACCTGTCGATCCGCGATGACAACGGCGATGTCTGGATCACGCCGGCCGGAGTCGACAAAGGCTCTTTAACCGGCCAGGATATTGTCCGGGTGACGCCGGACGGAACGGTGCTCGGGAAGCACAAGCCCTCCAGCGAGCTGCCTTTCCACCAGTCCATCTACAAAAACCGTCCCGACGTCAAGGCGGTGTTGCACGCCCATCCGCCGGCGCTGGTCTCATTCAGCATTGTCCGGAAGATCCCGGACACCCGGTTGATTCCCAATGCCACGCTGGTCTGCGGACCCATCGGTATGGCCGAGTACGGCCTGCCCGGCAGCGAAGACCTGGGCGCCAAGATTGCCACCGTCCTGCAGCAGGGGATCAATACGGTGCTGCTGGAGAATCACGGCGTAGTGGTGGTAGGCGAAGATCTTTTTCGGGCCTTTATGGCCTTTGAGACCCTGGACTTCTGCGCCCGGCTGGAGATCGAGGCCAACCGGATCGGCACGCCGGTCTCGCTGACCCCGAAGGATATCGAACTTTCCAAGAACAAGCAGCATGTGATGATGAACGAGTTCATCCCGCACAGCTTCAGCAGCGAAGAGCGGCTGGCGCGGAAAGAGATGTGCGAGCTGATTCACCGCGCCTACGACCAGCAGCTCTTCACCAGCACGCAGGGGACTTTCTCGACCCGGCTGAACGCGCAGTCGTTCCTGATCACCCCGTACATGATCGACCGGAAGTATCTGGAGACCAGCGAGATCGTACGGATTGACAACGGCCTGCGGGAGGCGGGCAAGGTGCCCAGCCGCTCGGTCATGCTGCATAAGTATATCTATGACATGCATCCGCACATCAACGCGGTCCTGATCGCCCATCCCCCCAATATCATGGCGTTTGCAGTGACCAAGGAGCAGTTTGATTCGCGGACCATCCCCGAAAGCTATATCATGTTGCGCAATATCCGGAAGCTTCCCTTCGGCTCCAGCTTTATGCAGCCGGCCAGCGTCGCCGAGTCCTTCACCAAGGAAAATCCCATCGTCATGATGGAAAACGACTGCATCATCGTCACCGGCAGCACGCTGCTGAACGCCTTTGACCGTCTGGAAGTGGCCGAGTACAGCGCCAAGGCGATCATTGCGTCGAAGAGCATCGGCGAGATCGCCATCATCGACCAGGAAAAGATCACGGAGATCGAGGAGGCTTTCAAGCTTTAA
- a CDS encoding hybrid sensor histidine kinase/response regulator: protein MNHDQSIFRGSGERDYALFTLMADGYALHELIFDEQGAPCDYRFLDLNPGFERITGLKREAVIGKAKSQVLPGDDRRWLKLYARVALTGEPLRFHSYAGELDRHYDIYVSCPEWGQFALVFMERGGPRQSRDRLTYLASFPEKNPNPIMELELDGNIRYANPAAFQLFPDLLEKGMDHPWLADWPAVSRTFQTGGTEMVSRILALDDRSYQQLFLFLAEERAVRLYSHEVTEQSRLTAALQESEARLRAIVDNMPIGVWFTDEAGTIVYGNEAGRRIWSGARYVGPERFHEYRARWLDTGEPLRPEDWAITRAIREGETSLDQELVIECFDGAQKIILNSAVPYHSPDGQIRGVVMLNEDITGRKRMEEALHQSERRFRAMFESHQAVMLLIEPHGGTIIDANAAAAEFYGYPRARLCGMRIQEINQLPEDDVAKLRGKTLEERRGYYIFPHRLAGGELRWVEVHSTPVEIGGRPLLFSIIHDITERQRFEAALQENRAELAAANEELQAQQEELTAAYEELQAQQEELTAANEELQAQQEELTTAYQELQRQDATVREHAAAALRARDEAQQRAAELSATLAAIAAGIIIYDPAGQIVHINEFAMNLLNYPREQYHTAYAERIMKLNLCKADGTPYSLNETPLYRALRGEVTRDEEMVIMREPGDPVWLGGTVAPIYDSQGATLGVIFVFQDITARKRQLEDRLASERELLRVTLDAIGEGVVASDPGGRVFLMNEAAAGLTGYSQAEASGEPFHKIMYIIDDKTSEPLVEIAAMRTINHPILVTRDLREVPIAINHSPIKAKDGRVIGTVTVFQDISAKQKTERELLKAEKLESLGILAGGIAHDFNNILAAILSNIQLAMFKLEKNEDVRTYLLNTVETARRASELTKQLLTFSKGGVPVKKDASLIELLRENTEFVLRGSKTKAEFAIPDDLWAATIDVGQISQVINNLVINAKQAMPRGGVLRVSAENCVVAPGTLMEPGQYVKITVQDQGVGISRENLSKIFDPFFTTKKEGNGLGLATSYSIIHQHNGYIEVDSQEGMGTTFTIYLPASDAALIQAEVQREIAAAGGLKILLMDDEQEILKAVGEMLGCFGHRVVLSNDGAAAVEMYRRAKEEEDPFDAVIMDLTIPGGMGGQEALACLREYDPQVKAIVSSGYANDPIMADYERYGFSGVVSKPYKIDELQEVLHRVFHSGERDDGGVEP from the coding sequence ATGAATCATGACCAATCTATCTTTCGCGGCAGCGGCGAACGCGATTATGCGCTGTTCACCCTGATGGCGGACGGCTATGCCTTGCACGAGCTCATCTTCGACGAGCAGGGGGCGCCTTGCGACTACCGTTTCCTGGATTTGAACCCGGGGTTCGAGCGGATCACCGGGCTCAAGCGGGAAGCGGTGATCGGCAAGGCCAAGAGTCAGGTGTTGCCGGGGGACGACCGGCGCTGGCTGAAGCTCTACGCCCGGGTGGCGCTGACCGGGGAGCCGCTCCGTTTCCACAGTTACGCCGGGGAGCTGGACCGGCACTATGACATTTACGTCTCCTGTCCGGAATGGGGCCAGTTCGCGCTGGTCTTCATGGAGAGGGGAGGACCCCGCCAGTCCCGCGACCGGTTGACCTATCTGGCCTCGTTCCCCGAAAAGAATCCGAATCCGATTATGGAATTGGAGCTGGACGGTAATATCCGCTACGCCAACCCGGCCGCATTTCAGCTCTTCCCGGATTTGCTGGAGAAAGGGATGGACCATCCTTGGCTGGCGGACTGGCCGGCGGTCTCCCGCACGTTTCAGACGGGAGGAACCGAAATGGTCAGCCGGATACTCGCTCTCGACGATCGCAGCTATCAACAGCTTTTTTTATTTTTAGCGGAGGAGCGCGCCGTTCGCCTCTATAGCCACGAAGTGACCGAGCAGAGCCGGTTGACCGCGGCGCTTCAGGAGAGCGAAGCCAGGCTGCGGGCGATCGTGGACAACATGCCGATCGGCGTCTGGTTTACCGACGAGGCCGGGACCATTGTATATGGAAACGAAGCCGGCCGGCGGATCTGGTCCGGAGCCCGCTATGTCGGACCGGAGCGGTTCCACGAGTACCGGGCCAGGTGGCTGGATACCGGGGAGCCGCTCAGGCCGGAGGATTGGGCGATTACGCGCGCCATCCGGGAGGGCGAAACCAGCCTGGACCAAGAACTGGTCATCGAATGCTTTGACGGCGCCCAGAAAATCATCCTCAATTCGGCCGTGCCGTATCATTCCCCGGATGGGCAAATTCGCGGCGTGGTGATGCTCAACGAAGACATCACCGGGCGCAAAAGGATGGAAGAGGCTCTACACCAGAGCGAACGGCGGTTCCGGGCGATGTTCGAAAGCCACCAGGCGGTCATGCTGCTCATCGAACCCCATGGCGGCACAATCATCGATGCCAATGCGGCGGCCGCCGAATTTTACGGTTATCCGCGCGCCCGGTTGTGCGGCATGAGGATCCAGGAGATCAATCAGCTTCCCGAGGACGATGTGGCTAAGCTGCGCGGGAAGACGCTGGAAGAGCGTAGGGGTTATTATATTTTCCCGCACCGGCTCGCCGGCGGCGAGCTCCGCTGGGTCGAAGTCCACTCCACGCCGGTAGAGATTGGCGGCCGGCCGTTGCTCTTCTCCATCATTCACGACATCACCGAACGCCAGCGCTTCGAAGCGGCGCTCCAGGAGAACCGGGCCGAACTGGCCGCGGCCAATGAAGAGCTCCAGGCCCAACAGGAAGAATTGACCGCCGCTTATGAGGAGCTCCAAGCCCAGCAGGAAGAACTGACCGCGGCCAACGAGGAACTCCAGGCCCAACAGGAAGAACTCACGACCGCCTATCAAGAGTTGCAGCGCCAGGACGCCACCGTCCGGGAACATGCGGCGGCAGCGCTCCGGGCGCGCGACGAGGCGCAGCAACGCGCGGCCGAGCTGAGTGCGACCCTCGCCGCCATCGCCGCGGGGATCATCATTTATGATCCGGCCGGCCAAATCGTGCACATCAACGAATTCGCCATGAATTTGCTGAATTATCCCCGGGAACAGTATCATACGGCTTACGCGGAGCGGATCATGAAGCTGAATCTCTGCAAAGCGGACGGCACGCCGTATTCGCTGAATGAGACTCCGTTATACCGGGCGTTGCGGGGCGAGGTGACCCGCGACGAAGAGATGGTGATCATGCGGGAGCCCGGAGACCCGGTTTGGCTGGGAGGAACGGTCGCCCCCATCTATGATTCCCAGGGGGCGACTCTGGGCGTGATCTTTGTCTTCCAAGATATCACCGCGCGAAAACGCCAGCTCGAAGACAGGCTGGCCTCCGAGCGGGAGCTGCTCCGGGTCACGCTGGACGCCATCGGCGAGGGCGTGGTGGCGAGCGACCCGGGGGGACGGGTCTTTTTGATGAACGAAGCCGCCGCCGGCCTGACCGGATATTCGCAGGCCGAGGCCAGTGGCGAGCCGTTCCACAAGATCATGTACATTATCGACGACAAGACCAGCGAGCCGCTGGTGGAGATCGCCGCCATGCGAACCATTAACCATCCGATATTGGTGACCCGCGATTTGCGGGAGGTTCCGATCGCCATCAACCATTCGCCCATCAAGGCCAAGGATGGCCGGGTCATCGGAACGGTTACGGTTTTCCAGGACATCTCCGCCAAACAGAAGACCGAGCGGGAGCTGCTCAAGGCTGAGAAGCTGGAATCCCTGGGGATTCTGGCTGGCGGCATCGCCCACGACTTCAATAATATCCTGGCGGCCATCCTCTCCAACATCCAGCTGGCCATGTTCAAACTGGAGAAGAACGAGGATGTCCGGACCTATCTGCTGAACACCGTGGAGACGGCCCGCAGGGCCAGCGAGCTCACCAAACAGTTGCTCACCTTCTCGAAAGGGGGCGTTCCGGTCAAAAAAGACGCCTCCCTCATCGAGTTGCTCCGGGAAAACACCGAGTTCGTGCTCAGAGGTTCCAAGACCAAGGCGGAGTTCGCGATTCCCGACGATCTCTGGGCGGCCACCATCGATGTCGGCCAGATCAGCCAGGTCATTAATAATTTGGTGATCAATGCCAAGCAGGCCATGCCCAGGGGCGGGGTGCTCCGGGTGAGCGCCGAGAATTGCGTGGTCGCCCCGGGGACCCTGATGGAGCCGGGCCAGTATGTCAAAATCACCGTCCAAGACCAGGGCGTCGGCATCTCTAGGGAGAACCTGTCCAAAATCTTCGATCCCTTCTTCACCACCAAAAAAGAGGGTAACGGCTTGGGCCTGGCTACATCCTACTCCATCATTCATCAGCATAACGGCTATATCGAGGTCGACTCCCAAGAAGGAATGGGCACGACCTTCACCATTTACCTGCCCGCCTCCGATGCGGCGCTGATCCAGGCGGAGGTTCAGCGCGAGATCGCCGCCGCCGGCGGACTGAAGATCCTGCTGATGGATGACGAGCAGGAGATTCTGAAGGCGGTGGGGGAGATGCTGGGCTGCTTCGGCCATCGAGTGGTGCTCAGCAACGACGGGGCCGCGGCTGTCGAGATGTACCGGCGGGCCAAGGAGGAAGAGGATCCCTTTGACGCGGTCATCATGGACCTGACGATACCGGGCGGCATGGGCGGGCAGGAGGCCCTCGCCTGTCTGAGGGAGTATGACCCGCAGGTCAAGGCGATCGTCTCCAGCGGCTACGCCAATGACCCGATCATGGCCGATTATGAGCGGTACGGCTTTTCCGGCGTGGTCAGCAAACCGTACAAGATCGACGAGCTTCAGGAGGTCTTGCACCGGGTCTTCCACTCCGGCGAGAGGGATGACGGTGGGGTCGAACCCTGA
- a CDS encoding nitroreductase family protein, whose protein sequence is MELMEAIYQRRSIRKYKDDPVPKEVVGRLLEAATLAPSASNSQPWAFAVIQDRDRLLGYSDRAKALFLEWFKNQADPQGYLALLSKPDFNIFYDAGTLVIIYSRYGNVSPMALGDCCLAAENLMLAAHGLGLGSCWIGFATLLVNDPAFKEELGIPQDYQAVAPLILGYPEAVPSGYSRKPPEVLVWE, encoded by the coding sequence ATGGAATTGATGGAAGCCATTTATCAGCGGCGCTCAATCCGCAAGTACAAGGATGATCCGGTCCCGAAAGAGGTCGTCGGCCGGCTGCTGGAAGCGGCCACTCTGGCGCCGAGCGCCTCCAACTCGCAACCCTGGGCGTTCGCGGTCATTCAAGACCGGGACCGGTTGCTGGGTTATTCGGATCGCGCCAAGGCGCTTTTTCTGGAATGGTTCAAGAACCAAGCCGATCCCCAGGGTTACCTGGCGCTCTTATCCAAGCCCGATTTTAACATCTTTTACGACGCGGGGACCCTGGTGATCATTTACAGCCGTTACGGGAACGTTTCCCCCATGGCGCTCGGCGACTGCTGCCTGGCGGCGGAAAACCTGATGCTGGCAGCGCACGGGCTGGGCCTCGGGAGCTGCTGGATCGGTTTCGCCACGCTCCTGGTGAACGACCCCGCCTTCAAGGAGGAACTGGGCATCCCCCAAGACTATCAGGCGGTGGCGCCGTTGATCCTCGGTTATCCGGAGGCGGTTCCGTCCGGTTACAGCCGGAAGCCCCCTGAGGTGCTGGTTTGGGAATAA
- a CDS encoding aldose 1-epimerase, whose protein sequence is MSEGPSYPAGIERSVWQGEPVVRLRAGGYEAVLVPGVGAQIIELRELRRGLELLRPPVAVDLEAFKARPQIYGLPLLFPPNRIEDGKLPIAGRAVELPVNDAKGHNHIHGFLRTRPWQLTRAEIAGDAVEAEAVFRGDGATDSYAAYLNQFEFKQEYVLSGAGLRQRLTVTNRAAVALPLGVGFHTAFRVPFHPESSAADCRLLVSVGRGWELTERILPTGKLLPLNEHDRAYRSGGAPLQGTPISGHFTAEELTVDGRPFHGAIIEDRSKGLRVVYTVDRQYRHWMLWNDDGASGFFCPEPQTWAINAPNLDLAPELTGYQELQPGASWTAESAIAVREV, encoded by the coding sequence ATGAGCGAAGGACCAAGTTATCCGGCGGGGATTGAAAGAAGCGTCTGGCAGGGCGAACCGGTGGTGCGGCTGCGGGCCGGCGGGTATGAGGCGGTATTGGTGCCCGGAGTCGGGGCCCAGATCATCGAGCTGCGGGAGCTCCGGCGCGGCCTGGAACTATTGCGGCCGCCCGTTGCGGTGGACCTGGAGGCCTTCAAGGCCCGGCCGCAGATCTACGGGCTCCCGCTGCTCTTCCCGCCCAACCGGATCGAAGACGGCAAGCTGCCCATCGCCGGCCGCGCGGTGGAGCTGCCGGTGAATGACGCCAAGGGGCACAACCATATCCACGGCTTCCTGCGGACCCGCCCCTGGCAACTGACCCGGGCGGAAATCGCCGGGGACGCGGTCGAGGCGGAGGCGGTCTTCCGCGGCGACGGCGCGACCGATTCCTATGCCGCGTACTTAAACCAATTTGAATTTAAGCAGGAATACGTTTTATCCGGTGCCGGGCTGCGGCAGCGCTTGACCGTCACCAACCGGGCCGCCGTCGCGCTGCCCCTGGGCGTCGGCTTTCATACCGCCTTTCGGGTGCCGTTCCATCCGGAGAGCAGCGCCGCGGACTGCCGGCTACTGGTCTCGGTGGGCCGGGGATGGGAGCTGACCGAGCGCATTCTGCCCACCGGGAAATTGCTGCCCTTGAACGAACATGACCGGGCCTACCGGAGCGGCGGCGCTCCGCTGCAGGGGACCCCGATCTCCGGCCATTTCACCGCCGAGGAGTTGACGGTGGACGGCCGGCCGTTCCACGGCGCGATCATCGAGGACCGCTCCAAGGGGCTCCGCGTGGTCTATACGGTGGACCGGCAATACCGCCACTGGATGCTCTGGAACGACGACGGCGCGTCGGGCTTCTTCTGCCCCGAGCCTCAGACCTGGGCCATCAATGCGCCCAACCTGGACCTGGCGCCGGAACTCACCGGCTATCAGGAGCTGCAGCCTGGCGCTAGCTGGACGGCGGAAAGCGCGATCGCGGTCCGCGAGGTGTAG
- a CDS encoding MFS transporter — protein MKHTAYFRFVEETGMDASWQQRMARLNRRRWLVWTPLAFAFLASYFHRTATGVVADSLMREFAITRAADLGGLAAVYFYTYAAMQVPAGLLADRFGPRRTILLALAVAALGATLFGLAPNLTVLYCGRFLSSLGVSLIYVNIVKIHAEWFRGREFATMTGLIVVAGSAGFLLAATPLAFFVDRFGWRVSFLAIAAYSLLAAVACWLLVRDRPAAVGLPSIAAVEAREGGGPPLAAAAAEPAPPENGWDSLQKILLNPYTWWPFWASVAVYGVYMAFMGLWAVPYFMQIYGMSRVAASNHILAMAAGTMVGGPLIGLWSDRRATRRLPNLLVSSGFLGVWLLLTVWNGGRPPEWALYPLCFGIGLGMSGVNLNVACGKEVNPPQWTGVVAGIVNSGSFVGAALLQPLFGWVLDRNWGGLAAHGVRIYPLSAYRTAFWCCAVVLALGILFILWIKETGCVNISRRERATGPAGAPQ, from the coding sequence TTGAAGCATACCGCTTATTTTCGCTTCGTGGAGGAAACCGGCATGGATGCGTCATGGCAGCAGCGGATGGCGCGGCTGAACCGCCGCCGCTGGCTGGTCTGGACCCCGTTGGCCTTCGCTTTTCTAGCCTCATACTTTCACCGCACCGCCACCGGCGTGGTGGCCGACAGCCTGATGCGAGAGTTCGCCATCACCCGCGCCGCCGACCTCGGCGGATTGGCGGCGGTTTATTTTTACACCTACGCCGCCATGCAGGTTCCCGCGGGGCTCCTGGCGGACCGTTTCGGCCCGCGACGTACCATCCTGCTGGCCCTGGCCGTGGCCGCGCTGGGCGCGACCCTCTTCGGCCTGGCGCCCAACCTCACCGTCCTTTACTGCGGCCGGTTCCTTTCCAGCCTGGGAGTGAGCCTGATCTATGTCAATATCGTCAAGATCCACGCCGAGTGGTTCCGGGGCCGCGAGTTCGCGACCATGACCGGCCTGATCGTCGTCGCGGGCAGCGCCGGCTTTCTGCTGGCAGCCACGCCGCTGGCGTTCTTCGTCGACCGCTTCGGCTGGCGCGTCTCCTTCCTGGCGATCGCCGCCTACTCGCTGCTGGCGGCGGTGGCCTGCTGGCTGCTGGTACGGGACCGCCCGGCCGCGGTCGGCCTGCCGTCCATCGCCGCGGTGGAAGCCCGGGAGGGCGGCGGACCGCCGCTGGCCGCGGCCGCGGCCGAACCCGCGCCGCCGGAGAACGGTTGGGACAGCCTGCAAAAAATCCTGCTGAATCCCTACACCTGGTGGCCTTTCTGGGCCTCGGTGGCGGTCTACGGCGTCTACATGGCCTTCATGGGCCTCTGGGCGGTGCCCTATTTCATGCAGATCTACGGCATGTCGCGGGTGGCCGCCTCCAACCACATCCTGGCCATGGCCGCCGGCACCATGGTCGGCGGGCCGCTCATCGGCCTCTGGTCCGACCGCCGCGCCACCCGGCGGCTGCCCAATCTCCTGGTCTCCTCGGGCTTCCTCGGCGTCTGGCTGCTGCTGACGGTCTGGAACGGCGGCCGGCCGCCCGAGTGGGCGCTCTACCCCCTCTGTTTCGGGATCGGCCTGGGCATGTCCGGCGTCAACCTCAATGTGGCCTGCGGCAAGGAGGTCAATCCGCCGCAGTGGACCGGGGTCGTCGCTGGGATCGTCAATTCGGGCTCGTTCGTCGGCGCCGCCCTGCTGCAGCCGCTCTTCGGCTGGGTGCTGGACCGGAACTGGGGAGGCCTCGCCGCGCACGGCGTCCGGATCTATCCGCTGTCGGCCTACCGGACCGCCTTCTGGTGCTGCGCCGTCGTCCTGGCGCTGGGAATCCTCTTCATCCTGTGGATCAAGGAGACCGGCTGCGTCAATATCAGCCGGCGGGAGCGGGCGACCGGTCCCGCCG
- a CDS encoding GNAT family N-acetyltransferase, whose product MENQTNREQPVIRELGPAEPLEESAVLIRAAFGTVAAELRLTPANCPTNPAFLDRSDLEALRQKGVKLYALRKEGRSIGFVALEKADPELYYLEKLAVHPDYRHCGYGRQLLDFAFRTVRAAGGRRVSIAIIDENARLKRWYQAYGFRETGLKNFPHLPFTVCFLQKEVAT is encoded by the coding sequence ATGGAGAATCAAACGAACCGGGAGCAACCGGTGATCCGGGAGTTGGGCCCGGCCGAACCGCTGGAGGAGAGCGCGGTCCTGATCCGGGCCGCTTTCGGGACCGTCGCCGCCGAGCTGCGGCTGACCCCGGCGAATTGCCCGACCAATCCGGCCTTTTTGGACCGGAGCGACCTGGAAGCGCTACGGCAGAAAGGCGTCAAGCTGTACGCCCTGCGCAAGGAAGGACGGAGCATCGGCTTTGTGGCCCTCGAAAAGGCCGACCCCGAACTTTATTATCTGGAAAAGCTGGCGGTCCATCCGGACTACCGGCACTGCGGTTATGGCCGCCAATTGCTGGATTTCGCCTTCCGGACAGTCCGGGCGGCCGGCGGCCGGCGGGTCTCCATCGCCATCATCGACGAAAATGCCCGTTTGAAGCGTTGGTATCAGGCCTACGGATTCCGGGAGACCGGCCTGAAAAACTTCCCCCACCTGCCGTTCACCGTCTGCTTTCTGCAAAAGGAGGTCGCCACTTGA
- a CDS encoding DUF2087 domain-containing protein, which translates to METPCISYETFTKRLVDLCLRSGMTEFPTKRRDQLILLKSLAVAFDPGREYAEVAVNQVIQHWLTAASCFAGWDHVTMRRRLVEERFLDRKPDGSCYRVSPASPPDCAFDPAVAGTDLHRVLAEGERAIAQRKAEYLQKQALSQG; encoded by the coding sequence ATGGAAACTCCTTGCATATCGTATGAAACCTTTACCAAACGGCTGGTGGATCTCTGCCTGCGGAGCGGGATGACCGAATTCCCGACCAAACGCCGGGATCAGCTTATCCTATTGAAAAGTCTGGCCGTCGCCTTCGACCCCGGCCGGGAGTACGCCGAAGTCGCGGTGAACCAGGTGATCCAACACTGGCTGACTGCGGCCAGCTGCTTCGCGGGCTGGGATCACGTCACCATGCGCCGCCGGCTGGTGGAGGAACGGTTCCTCGACCGTAAGCCGGACGGCTCCTGTTACCGCGTAAGTCCGGCCAGCCCGCCCGACTGCGCCTTCGATCCGGCGGTGGCGGGGACCGATCTCCACCGGGTGCTGGCCGAAGGCGAGCGGGCGATCGCCCAGCGCAAAGCCGAGTATCTGCAGAAACAGGCGCTGAGCCAAGGATGA
- a CDS encoding GIY-YIG nuclease family protein codes for MDKRAEMKLAYKNRPKHMGIFQIRNRVNGKVLLGSSLNLDGMLNRFQMMTQYDWGWKGNSRLDAEMKAYGPENFEIEILDRLKPNEDPLYDYREDLKALEELWLEKLQPYDERGYHKRKP; via the coding sequence ATGGATAAGCGCGCCGAAATGAAATTAGCCTATAAGAACCGGCCCAAGCACATGGGGATATTTCAGATTCGAAACCGGGTCAACGGCAAAGTGCTGTTGGGCAGTTCGCTCAATCTCGACGGGATGCTGAACCGCTTCCAGATGATGACCCAATATGACTGGGGCTGGAAAGGCAACAGCCGGCTCGACGCGGAAATGAAAGCCTACGGACCGGAGAATTTTGAAATCGAGATCCTGGACCGGTTGAAACCCAACGAAGACCCGCTCTACGACTACCGCGAGGACCTGAAGGCCTTGGAGGAATTGTGGCTGGAGAAGCTGCAGCCCTATGACGAGCGGGGGTATCACAAGCGAAAACCGTAA
- a CDS encoding GNAT family N-acetyltransferase, with protein sequence MIRDARETDLAEILAIYNDAILHTTAIYAYQPLSLEERREWFQKKQADGYPVLVDEIEGEVAGFASFGPFRAWPAYKYTIEHLVYVRHDQRGRGVGAGLLREIIRIANQREYATLVAGIDAANLASIHLHQKLGFTCSGVIKKAGFKFGNWLDLAFYQLELAGPARPTDG encoded by the coding sequence ATGATTCGCGATGCCAGAGAGACTGATTTAGCCGAAATATTGGCGATTTACAATGATGCGATCCTACATACCACGGCAATTTATGCTTATCAACCCCTTTCCCTCGAGGAACGGCGGGAATGGTTTCAAAAGAAGCAGGCCGACGGGTATCCGGTGTTAGTAGACGAGATCGAAGGGGAGGTAGCCGGCTTTGCCTCCTTCGGCCCGTTCCGGGCCTGGCCGGCCTATAAGTACACTATCGAGCACCTGGTCTATGTGCGGCACGACCAGCGCGGCCGCGGCGTGGGCGCCGGGCTGCTGCGGGAGATCATCCGGATCGCCAACCAACGGGAGTATGCCACGCTGGTGGCAGGGATCGACGCGGCCAACCTGGCCAGCATTCACCTGCACCAGAAGTTGGGGTTCACCTGTTCCGGAGTGATCAAGAAGGCGGGGTTCAAATTCGGCAACTGGCTCGACCTGGCTTTTTACCAATTGGAACTGGCCGGCCCGGCCCGGCCGACCGACGGCTGA
- a CDS encoding DUF2087 domain-containing protein has protein sequence MELSKLFWNASLAEMKRGYVADLATEEFVCILCGERFTQGRIYPKGDLWLDAERAVRTHIADEHSSTFAFLLELDKKYTGLTEHQKNLLTCFYQNFSDKEIAAKMENGNTSTIRNQRFSFREKAKQAKVFLAIMELLEERSKAEPFIEIPRGATMVDERFAITEPESRSILETYFKEGPDGPLHSFPKKEKRKVVILKHLVQRFDPKRKYTEKEVNQLLKAAYDDYVTVRRYLIEYGFMDRHADGSLYWVKD, from the coding sequence ATGGAATTGTCAAAATTATTCTGGAACGCCAGCTTGGCGGAGATGAAGCGGGGCTATGTCGCCGACCTCGCGACCGAAGAGTTTGTCTGCATCCTGTGCGGGGAACGGTTCACCCAGGGGCGGATCTATCCCAAGGGCGATCTTTGGCTAGACGCCGAGCGGGCGGTCCGGACTCATATTGCGGACGAACATTCTTCTACGTTCGCTTTCTTATTGGAACTGGACAAAAAATATACCGGACTCACCGAGCATCAGAAGAACCTGCTGACCTGTTTTTATCAGAACTTCAGCGATAAAGAGATCGCCGCCAAGATGGAGAACGGCAACACCTCCACCATCCGCAACCAGCGTTTCTCCTTCCGGGAAAAGGCCAAGCAGGCCAAGGTGTTTCTGGCCATCATGGAACTGCTGGAGGAACGCTCCAAGGCGGAGCCCTTCATCGAGATCCCACGCGGCGCCACGATGGTGGACGAAAGGTTCGCCATCACCGAGCCGGAGAGCCGCTCGATCCTGGAGACTTATTTCAAAGAAGGACCGGACGGTCCCTTGCATAGCTTTCCCAAAAAAGAAAAACGCAAGGTCGTTATCTTGAAACACCTGGTGCAACGGTTTGACCCGAAACGGAAGTATACCGAGAAAGAGGTCAACCAGCTCCTGAAAGCTGCTTATGACGACTATGTCACGGTGCGCCGCTACCTGATCGAGTACGGCTTTATGGATCGCCACGCCGACGGCAGTCTCTACTGGGTGAAAGACTGA